A genomic window from Strix uralensis isolate ZFMK-TIS-50842 chromosome 20, bStrUra1, whole genome shotgun sequence includes:
- the LOC141952520 gene encoding apoptosis-inducing factor 3-like, with product MDYDDTVTAEVCKEDDIGDGELCEVMVAGYPVLLVRNRKEFSALGSRCPHYGAPLSKGVLKGQRLRCPWHGACFNIKTGDIEEYPALDCLPCFKVTVEDGKVFVTAKKKDLESSLRVKDASKRCLLNRDTMLLLGGGVAALACAETLRQEGFTGRIIMATKEKHVPYDKSKLSKEMDLKAEDIYLRKPEFLDARDIEVWTEKEAVSVDFQKQKVRFMDGSSQKYNQLLIATGSHSSLLKVPGADLQNVCILQTPEYSSKILELATGKNLVIVGASFVGMEVAAFLSDKAGAISVVEKKEFPFQNALGPQVGGVAMKMLQNKGVKFYMKTELCELKGKDGKVAEAVLDSGEKLPADVVVVGIGVFPNSAFLKGTSIARDDSGAILVDLRMQTNIPNVFAAGDVVSFPVALLNGARTSIHHQQVAEAHGHIAALNMLKKEKELHTVPFFWTMMFGKSIRYTGCGKGYTDTVVKGSLEEQKFLVFYIRDGFVTAAASLNCDPMVSLIAEVLYSGKQISKEEAGACDICNTPSLAETKLGTCPAARGTESTKN from the exons ATGGATTACGATGACACCGTCACCGCTGAGGTCTGCAAGGAGGACGACATTGGGGATGGAGA GCTCTGTGAGGTGATGGTGGCTGGTTACCCAGTGCTGCTGGTGAGGAACAGGAAGGAGTTCAGTGCCCTGGGCAGCAGGTGCCCCCACTATGGTGCCCCGCTCAGCAAAG GAGTCTTGAAAGGGCAGAGGCTGCGCTGCCCCTGGCATGGTGCCTGCTTTAACATCAAAACTGGAGACATCGAGGAATACCCTGCTCTGGACTGTCTTCCCTGCTTTAAG GTAACGGTGGAAGACGGAAAGGTGTTTGTTACTGCAAAAAAGAAG gATCTTGAAAGCAGCTTGAGGGTGAAGGATGCAAGCAAGCGATGCCTTCTCAACCGGGACACGATGCTGCTCCTGGGGGGAG GTGTGGCTGCCCTGGCATGTGCAGAGACACTTCGCCAAGAGGGCTTTACTGGCAGGATCATCATGGCCACCAAAGAGAAACATGTTCCATATGACAAGTCCAAACTGAGCAAG gaaatgGACTTGAAAGCTGAGGACATCTACCTGAGGAAACCTGAATTCCTCGATGCTCGTGACATAGAGGTCTGGACAGAGAAAGAG gcAGTGTCGGTGGATTTCCAGAAGCAGAAGGTCCGCTTTATGGACGGGTCCTCTCAGAAGTACAATCAGCTGCTCATTGCGACAGGCAGCCA CTCCAGCCTCCTCAAAGTCCCAGGCGCAGACCTGCAGAATGTGTGCATTCTCCAAACCCCAGAATACTCCAGCAAGATCTTAGAGCTGGCAACTGGGAAGAACCTGGTGATCGTAGGAGCTTCATTCGTAG GAATGGAGGTAGCTGCCTTCCTCTCAGACAAGGCTGGTGCCATCTCAGTGGTCGAAAAAAAGGAATTCCCTTTCCAGAATGCGCTGGGTCCTCAGGTTGGAGGTGTCGCCATGAAG atgCTGCAAAATAAAGGGGTGAAGTTTTACATGAAAACAGAACTCTGTGAGCTGAAAGGAAAGGATGGAAAG GTCGCAGAGGCTGTTCTTGACAGTGGAGAGAAGCTACCTGCAGATGTGGTAGTGGTGGGAATAG ggGTGTTCCCCaactcagcatttctgaagggCACCTCCATCGCCAGAGATGACAGCGGTGCCATCCTCGTTGATCTG CGCATGCAAACCAACATCCCAAATGTCTTTGCTGCGGGGGATGTGGTCTCCTTTCCTGTAGCGCTGCTCAACGGGGCCCGGACCAGCATCCATCACCAACAGGTGGCTGAGGCCCACG GTCACATTGCTGCCTTAAACatgctgaagaaggaaaaggagttgCACACTGTTCCCTTCTTCTGGACCATGATGTTTGGAAAAAGCATTCGCTACACAG GCTGCGGGAAGGGCTACACGGACACTGTTGTGAAGGGCAGTCTGGAGGAACAGAAATTCCTGGTCTTTTACATCAG GGACGGCTTCGTGACTGCAGCTGCCAGCCTGAACTGTGACCCCATGGTGTCTCTGATCGCAGAAGTTTTATACTCAGGGAAACAAATCTCTAAAGAAGAGGCAGG GGCCTGCGACATCTGCAACACACCCTCGCTGGCAGAAACGAAGCTCGGTACATGTCCTGCTGCGAGGGGCACGGAGTCAACTAAGAATTAA